From the Halobacterium zhouii genome, the window GAGCACGCGCTCTGCGGTCTCGAGGTCGAGGTACGGCTCGTAGTCCGCGAACAGCACCGCGTACGGGTCGGCCTCGTCGTCGATGTGCGCGGCGTACTCCCGCTTGAGTTCGACGAGTTCCTCCAGGATGGGCGCGAAGACCGAGAAGTCGTCCTCCTCCCTGGCCTGCTTCCACTTCGGGAGCGCCTCCGAGGTCTTCTCGGAGATCTCCGCGACGAGGTCGTTGGGCACCTCAGCGGCGCGCTCGTAGTCGCGGCGGATCTCGCGCACGACCGCCGCCTGCTCGTCGGTCAGGTCGGCGTCCTCGAGTTCGTCGAGCCACTCGCCCACCTGCTCCTCAGTGAGCAGGTCGTGGGACAGCGAAGAGAGCGCGGACTTCTGCTTCGACCGGGCGGGCGTGCCGCCCTCGGGCATCATGACTTCCTGGTCCCAGGAGAGGATGCCGTTCGCGTCGTTCACGCTCGAGATCTGTTCGTAGTGCTCGAGCAGGTTTTCGTACGCTTCGGGGGCCTCGTCGGTGGCCTGTGTCGCCATAGTGCCACGTTCACGCGCGAACCTATGAGGGTTGTTGTCCTGGCCGTGTTGTCCCGGCCGCCGAACACACTGCGGCGGTTCTTCGGAGAACAGACGCGAGAGGAGTGCTATCTGGACTGAACGCGATACTGCGCGGTCTACTCGGGACACAAAAGCAGTGTCGTCTGCCAAAACGTGCCAGAGCCGTTGAACTGCCTACTCGTCGTCCGCTCGCGCCGTCGTCACGTAGACGGCGTCGCGCCGGAGGATGAACTCCTCGATGAACGCGATGACGTAGAAGATGGAGTTCACCACGAGGAACGCGCCGATGGTGAGCGCGGCGATGTACTCGTGTGGATGGTGGTCGAGTCCGTCCCGGCGGTCGCTGTAGAACATCGCGCCCGCGGCGATGACCGGGAAGACTCCGAGAATCGTCCAGAGAACGCGGCTGTACGGGAGGTACGCCGTGAGCTTCACGCCCGCGTCGAAGAAGCCCGCGGTCTGGAGCAGGTCGAGCAGCGGGAGCGGCAGTCCGATGAACAGAAGCGGCAACAGCAGGTTGTAGGAGAACGTCTGGACGGCGTCGGCTTTCGCTGTCTTCGACGGGCCCGGCGAGCGCATGATACGGCCGATGTGTCGGACGCTGACCTGCATCCAGCCGCGCGCCCAGCGCTTGCGCTGGCTCCACCACGACAGCACCGTCGTCGGCTGTTCCTCGTAGGTGATGATGTCGGGGTCCATGCGGATGGTCTTCCCCTCGGCGTGGATCTTCGCGGAGAGGTCGATGTCCTCGACGAGGATCTCCTCGTCGAACGGCCCGATCTCTTCGAACACCGTCGAGCGGAAGAACGCCTGGCCGCCGCCGAACAGCGTGAATCCGCCGAACACCTGCCGGGCGAACAGCTCGACCTTCTCGATGATGTGGCGGTCGACGGTGGCGTACAGCGCGATGAGGGAGTCGCCGGGGTTGCGGCCGTAACAGCGACCCTTCACGCACCAGGTGTCCTCCTCGGCGGCGAACCAGCGCACGGCGCGGTCGACGGCGTCGGATTCGAACTGGTGGTCGGCGTCGATGCTCGCGATGATCTCGCCGTCCGCGTGTTCGAGCGCGTAGTTGGCGGCTACCGCTTTGCCACCGCCCTCCTCGTCGCGCTCGACGGCGACGAAGCGGCTATCCTCGGCGGCCGCGCGCTCCGCGATTTTGCCGGTGTTGTCGGTGCAGTCGGCCTCGTAGCAGATGACGACTTCGAGTTTCTCGGCGTCGTACTCGAGGTTCTTGCAGGCCTCGATGGTCTCCGGGAGGACGCTCGCCTCGTTGTACGCGGGGATGATGACGCTGACCGTCGGCCGCTCGTCGTCCGCGAGTTCGGGCGGGTCGGCTGCCTCCGGAACGGAGATGATAGCTGAGAGGGTGAGTCGTGCGAGCTGGACCAGGATGACCAGCAGAATGACCGTTTTCAACGCTCGGATGTACGACCAGGACAGGAGTGCCGGCAGCAGGCCGACGACGACGATGGCGAGTACGAGGCTCCCGTACAGCGCCACCTTCGAGAGGGAAACTGTCTGTTCGTCGACGCGCTCTACGTCCATGTTACGTAACTCCGATACGAGCCAACCAAAAAACAGTACCGACTCGCGGGTAATTCAGGGTGTCAGGCGTTCGCACTCGAGATTCATCCTGCCTCCGTCTGATTGACACGTGCGGCGGTAGCCCCCTCTCCTGTCGGCGTGTCGTCAACGAACTGTTAGTCTGTCGCCGTCGACCTGTCGGTCGCGTGTCGACCGTCGCCGTTGAACCGACCGCCACGAATCGAATCATCGCCCGGTCGTGCGCTTGAACACCCTTATGGGTGCGCCGGGACAACTTCGAATCAACATGAACGTCGTTCCTGATACGAGCGTCGTCGTCGACGGCCGCGTCTCGGAGCGCGTCCGCGACGGCGAGTACGCCGGGGTCACCATCTACGTCCCGGAGGCCGTCGTCGGCGAAGTCGAAGCGCAAGCGAACAGCGGCCGGGAGACCGGGTGGGACGCACTGGAGGAACTCCAGCGCCTCGCCGACCTCGCCGACGACGGCGAGATAGAGCTTCACTACGTGGGGGACCGCGCCGCCGAGGAGGACATCCAGCGCGCGTCCGCAGGCGCAATCGACGCCATCATCCGTGACGTGGCGGACGAGTACGACGCGGTGTTCGTGACGAGCGACATCGTGCAGGCCGAAGTAGCGAAGGCGAAGGGCCTGGACGTCGAGTATCTCGAACCCCTCGAACGCGAACTCGGTGAACTCGCGGTCGAGCAGTTCTTCGACGACGAGACGATGAGCGTCCACCTCAAGGAGGGCGTCGTGCCGATGGCCAAGCGCGGGAGCGTCGGCGAGGTGTCCTACGAGGAGGTCGGCGAGGACGTCCTCGAACCCGAGACGCTCAAGGAGTACGCGGGCGAAGTCGTCGACACCGCCAAGCGCGCGGACGACTCGTTCGTCGAACTGTCCGAGGACGGCATGACCATCGCGCAGGTCCGTGACATGCGCATCGCCATCTCCGAGCCCCCGTTCTCCGACGCGCTCGAAATCACGGCCGTGCGGCCCACCGTGAAGACGACGATGGAGGACTACGAACACCAGGAGGAACTCCAGGAGCGCCTCCTGGAGCGCGACCGCGGCGTGCTCATCGCCGGCGCGCCGGGCGCCGGGAAGTCCACGTTCGGGCAGGCCGTCGCGGAGTTCCTCGCGGACTCCGGGTACGTCGTGAAGACGATGGAGAAACCCCGCGACCTCCAGGTCGGGAAGGACGTCACGCAGTACACGGAACTCGGCGGGCAGATGGAGAAGACCGCAGACAGCCTCCTGATGGTGCGCCCGGACTACACCATCTACGACGAGGTGCGCAAGACCGGCGACTTCGAGGTGTTCGCGGACATGCGCCTCGCGGGTGTCGGGATGGTCGGCGTCGTCCACGCGACGCGCCCCATCGACGCGCTCCAGCGCCTCGTCGGCCGCGTCGAACTCGGCATGATCCCCCAGATCGTGGACACCGTCGTCTATATCGAAGCGGGGGACGTCGAGACGGTGTACGACGTGGCGACAGAGGTGAAGGTGCCCGAGGGTCTGATGGAGGAGGACCTCGCGCGCCCCGTCATCCAGGTCCGGGACCAGTCCACGGGCAAGCCAGCCTACGAGATCTACACGTTCAACCGCCAGGTCGTCACCGTTCCGCTGGAGGACGGCGGCAGCGAGTCCGGCGTCGACCAGCTGGCGAAACAGGAGGTCGAGCGCGAGATTCAGGCCGCCACGCGCGACCAGGTCGAGGTCGACATCCAGGGGCCGAACAACGCGGTCGTCTACGTCTCCGACGACGACATCAGCCACGTCATCGGGAAGGGCGGCGGCCGCATCTCGGACATCGAGAACCGCCTCGGCATCAGCATCGACGTGCGCACGCTCGACGAGCACCCGGGCGGGAGCGGTGGCGGTGCTGGCGGGAGCGGCGCGGGCGGCAGCGGCGGCGGTGCTGGCGGCGCGACAGGTTCTGCTGGCGGCCAGAGCGCGGGTCAGTCGGGCGACATCGTCACACCCGAGGTCACTTCGCGGCATATCATCATCCCGCTGGAGGGCAGTCGCTCCGGCGAGACGGTCGAAGTGCAGGCCGACGGCGAGTACCTGTTCACGGCGACGGTTGGCCGTGGTGGCGACATCAAGGTCTCCCGTGGCTCGGCCATCGCGGAGGAGTTAGAGCGCGCCATCGACCGCGAACTGATGATCTCGGTCGTCCCGAACGAGTAGGAGGCAGCCGACGAGAAGGCGACAACGAGCGAGAAGAGGGTCGTAGAACGGGAGCGCTACGCGGCTTCCGCGTCGGCTTCCGCGCAGGCGTCGTCGTTGTTCTGGCGGGTCAACTGGTAGAGACTCTGGCGGGCGTCCGCGAAGTAGATGTCCTCGTCGACGGCGCCACGGTCCTCGAGGCGCTCGAGCGCGTACCGGACTGTCCGGGCGGAGAGCATGGTTTCCTCGACGATTCGTTTCTGCGTGAGGGGACCGTCGTACTCGAGTACCTTGTAGACGAGCTTGGCGCTCGGTGGCAGGTCCTCCAGCACACTGTCGTCTGAAGCCATCATTACGATTCGAAACACCCCACCCGCTTAAATCTGCGGGCGAATACGTTGGCATGTTCGTTCGACGTGAACTCGTCAAATCCTCGAACGTCCGGAAATCCCGGCTAAACACGGTCATATCATCGCCGCCAACACCCAGAAAGCCCCGACCGTCCTCAGAACGGCGAAGCCGTTCTGATGGGCTGCACGAGACGCTGCAGCGTCTCGTGAACGTCTCGACTCGGGAGCCTCGCTGCGCGCGTCGCTCACTGTGTTCGCTTCCGTGCTTGCGTCGGCTGCCTTCGTCGAGACGGCCGCCCCTTTCAGTCCTGGAAGACTCGCTGCGCTCGTCTTCCAACCGTCGCGGGCGCAAGCGCCTGCTCAGTCCCACCCAAGCCGGTTGCCCAGTCGGCACGAGGTGGGACTGAAAGGGGCGGCGCGCTCGCGCATCGTTTAGTCGTCTCGCTGGCCACTATCTGCGAGCACAGCGAGCAGATATGCCGGCGCGCGACCGCGAGTGCGCCGGGGCTTTCTGGGTGTTGACGGCGGTGGCTCAGTTGTGTTTTCCAGTCGGGGCTTTCTGGGTGTTGGCGGCGGTAGCAGATTCGTTGTCTGCAGTGCGGACTTCTGAACACCTCCAACCCACACCGAGAAATCAGGCTCGACAAACCACGCCATCTAGCAAGCGAACTCCTTTTGAGCGCGGCCCTCGGAGAGTCGGGTATGACAGAGACCGTGGACCGCAAGGCCTCCCATCGTCGGAGCCTGAAGGTGACCACCATCGCCACGCTCGGCGGGGTCGCAGCGGCGCTCGCGTCCCAGGCCATCAGCGTGCCCGCCGGGAGCAGGAACAGCCTGCTCGTGGTGTTTGCGCTCGTGGTCGTGGAACTCGGCCTAATGCGCGCGTTCGGCGTGGACGTCGGTGAGTTCTCCGCGAAGGACCACCTCTACATTGCGTTCATGACGTTCGCGATGTGGTTCGTGGCGTGGGGCGTGTTGTTGACCGAGGGCATCGCCTTCTAACCAATGGCGGAGGACAGCATCGCGGTCGTTGACCTCGACAGGTGTCAACCCGACCGCTGTAACTACGAGTGCTCGAACTACTGCCCGCCGAACCGCACGGGCAAGGAGTGTATCACGCTGCGCGGGGAGGACGCAGAGGACGGCGACCCCGACCAGGTGCACATCTCCGAGGAGATCTGTCTCGGGGAGTCGTGTGGCATCTGCGTGGAGAAGTGCCCGTTCGACGCCATCGAGATCATCAACCTCCCGCAGGAGCTCACGGAGGAGCCGACCCACCGCTACGGCGAGAACGCGTTCGCGCTGTACGGCCTGCCGGTGCCCGAGTCCGGGAAGGTGACGGGGATGCTCGGCCCGAACGGCATCGGGAAGTCCACGGCGGTGAAGATCCTGGACGGCGAGATTACTCCGAACCTCGGCGACCACGGGGATCCGCCAGGGTGGGAGGAGATCTTGGAGCAGTACCGCGGCACAGAACTCCAGGACTACCTCCGGGACGTGCGCGACGACGACGTGAGCGTCGCGCGCAAACCCCAGT encodes:
- a CDS encoding glycosyltransferase, which codes for MDVERVDEQTVSLSKVALYGSLVLAIVVVGLLPALLSWSYIRALKTVILLVILVQLARLTLSAIISVPEAADPPELADDERPTVSVIIPAYNEASVLPETIEACKNLEYDAEKLEVVICYEADCTDNTGKIAERAAAEDSRFVAVERDEEGGGKAVAANYALEHADGEIIASIDADHQFESDAVDRAVRWFAAEEDTWCVKGRCYGRNPGDSLIALYATVDRHIIEKVELFARQVFGGFTLFGGGQAFFRSTVFEEIGPFDEEILVEDIDLSAKIHAEGKTIRMDPDIITYEEQPTTVLSWWSQRKRWARGWMQVSVRHIGRIMRSPGPSKTAKADAVQTFSYNLLLPLLFIGLPLPLLDLLQTAGFFDAGVKLTAYLPYSRVLWTILGVFPVIAAGAMFYSDRRDGLDHHPHEYIAALTIGAFLVVNSIFYVIAFIEEFILRRDAVYVTTARADDE
- a CDS encoding PINc/VapC family ATPase — protein: MNVVPDTSVVVDGRVSERVRDGEYAGVTIYVPEAVVGEVEAQANSGRETGWDALEELQRLADLADDGEIELHYVGDRAAEEDIQRASAGAIDAIIRDVADEYDAVFVTSDIVQAEVAKAKGLDVEYLEPLERELGELAVEQFFDDETMSVHLKEGVVPMAKRGSVGEVSYEEVGEDVLEPETLKEYAGEVVDTAKRADDSFVELSEDGMTIAQVRDMRIAISEPPFSDALEITAVRPTVKTTMEDYEHQEELQERLLERDRGVLIAGAPGAGKSTFGQAVAEFLADSGYVVKTMEKPRDLQVGKDVTQYTELGGQMEKTADSLLMVRPDYTIYDEVRKTGDFEVFADMRLAGVGMVGVVHATRPIDALQRLVGRVELGMIPQIVDTVVYIEAGDVETVYDVATEVKVPEGLMEEDLARPVIQVRDQSTGKPAYEIYTFNRQVVTVPLEDGGSESGVDQLAKQEVEREIQAATRDQVEVDIQGPNNAVVYVSDDDISHVIGKGGGRISDIENRLGISIDVRTLDEHPGGSGGGAGGSGAGGSGGGAGGATGSAGGQSAGQSGDIVTPEVTSRHIIIPLEGSRSGETVEVQADGEYLFTATVGRGGDIKVSRGSAIAEELERAIDRELMISVVPNE
- a CDS encoding MarR family transcriptional regulator codes for the protein MMASDDSVLEDLPPSAKLVYKVLEYDGPLTQKRIVEETMLSARTVRYALERLEDRGAVDEDIYFADARQSLYQLTRQNNDDACAEADAEAA